Proteins encoded in a region of the Dreissena polymorpha isolate Duluth1 chromosome 6, UMN_Dpol_1.0, whole genome shotgun sequence genome:
- the LOC127835797 gene encoding EGF-like repeat and discoidin I-like domain-containing protein 3, with protein MSVWCVCGFSELDQCRSNPCKNNGVCTDACGNYTCHCTTQYGGRTCTINCENEAVGVAYGVRKIPDAQMSGYYAFGGSDHKAYEGPLESTTGWIGENAASWLQIDFGDERKVHAVATQGYSDTFNLVTYKLACSVDGNSFIDAASKNFTGSGASFKTITKQVLPSPVICRYLRFLPLTWTNSHPGFRVEVYACDEY; from the exons ATGTCCGTTTGGTGTGTTTGTGGCTTTTCTGAGCTGGACCAGTGTCGCTCTAACCCCTGCAAGAACAACGGAGTCTGCACGGACGCGTGCGGCAACTACACTTGTCATTGCACAACACAATATGGCGGACGCACGTGCACAATAA ATTGTGAGAACGAGGCTGTGGGCGTGGCTTATGGTGTTCGGAAGATCCCGGATGCGCAGATGTCGGGCTACTACGCGTTCGGCGGAAGTGACCACAAGGCGTACGAGGGCCCCCTCGAAAGTACCACTGGGTGGATCGGCGAGAACGCGGCCTCGTGGCTGCAG ATTGATTTTGGCGACGAGCGGAAGGTTCACGCTGTTGCCACGCAAGGCTACTCGGACACGTTCAATCTGGTCACCTACAAACTCGCATGCAGCGTCGACGGCAACTCGTTCATTGACGCGGCGTCAAAG AATTTTACCGGAAGTGGAGCGAGCTTCAAGACGATTACGAAGCAAGTTCTCCCGTCTCCAGTCATCTGTCGCTACCTTCGCTTCCTTCCGCTCACGTGGACGAATTCACATCCGGGTTTTCGCGTAGAGGTTTACGCATGTGACGAATACTAA